AGGAATTATATTACCAGTTTGGTATATGTTCTCTCGGAGCTTGTCCATGCTCATGAATATTGCCATGATCCATGAACCACCTCGCTAGCTTCTAACCAAAATATTCTGTGCATATGGCTTGATTTGTATAAGTCTGTGTTGTTGATCCGTGGTAATGAGACCTATGTGCATTTATGTTTGGCGTACTACTTCTTATTGAGGCAAACTACCTTCTGTTGTTAGTTTACACCAAGGGCAGCCGCTAATGTTCTTGTAGGTGGCATTAGGTGTAGGCTTCAGTTGTTGAAGGGACCAAAATCCGGCTCTGTTAAATGTATAATATACATCATATGCAATGCATGAATCCTTATGTTGAGAATCTTTCTGCGCAGTTCAGATTTTTGCTATGTTTTATTTGGAAATGAAAATTTATGATTGGTTGTGTTCCCCTGTGTTCAACAAAGTTCAAAGGATGTAAAAGTGACTGTTCATTTATCCAACATGTGATTCTTGCTGCACCAACCACCTCTGTTCTTCATTTGTAAGTTATATTGCTGAATCTCTGGTAGACCTTGTTAAATCACTTGCTGCTCACAGGTCGCAGCTAGCCATACATCTTGGAATAGATAAGCTGCTTGTTTGCCCTAGCTTCTGTTCAAGGCCTCTGATATGTTTGGTATATAGACGATCTGCATTCAGAATATTCGCTGTGGAATCACATCCATTGGCTGTGTTTGCTGTTTAATCGTTCATCGCGCTGCAATTATGAACTATCTGCATGTCTTATCAGCGGCATAATGCGTGTCTCTTGTTTTTCTTCATATTCTATCACATTTCTCTGATAGCAACTTGTGAGAGGACCAGACACAACCCTTCTCTGAACCAGAATGAAGCTATACTTGATTTTCCACGTGCTCTTCTCAGAAAGTTCGGAGTTGTGTTTGATGGAGGATGAGCCGGGCTTGGTGACAACCTAAACCTGTATATCAAATTCCATTTTGTTGTCTGGTTGGTTGTATTTTTCTTTCTGAGTGTATGATGAAGGGTGACATTGTGACGAGACATGTTTTTTGCTGAAATGCTTTGGTGACGTTGGGCACACTCAAGTTTCTAGTTGATATACTGGAAAATCCAGTTGATGTTTTCTATGCTAAGATGGCTATGTTATCAAAAGATGCCAATGCCCCTCACTAGTGTTTCTTGATTGAAACCCACACACCCCCGAGTGAACAGAATGACTGGATCTGCGTGGATGAAAGATTACAATCATCCATACTCCATGCAAACTCTAACAAACTCTTGCACAGATGATGTTCTGGGTTttccatgtactccctctgtaactaATATAAGAAAGACTTTTTAGATCACAATTTATGACCATTCTAATTCAGTAGGACTAAGAGATAAAAGGACTGATAAGGAAATGAAACGAGTCAGTATTTCTAAACTTGCAACAATATTGTCTTCCCATGCCACAAATAACGGCGCAAAAGATTTGCATATAAAAAAAAGTATAACAACACAATGCTCACACTCACACGCAACAATATACCATGGAAAGTCTGTGCAAATGAGCTTAATGAAGCCTGGAAAGATAACCCATTGTTACGGATTTAGAGCAAATATATGTTTCTTAGAGATTTGTTTTTTTTATAGGGGTCTTAGAAACTTGGTACTAGTTTTTTTTAGACAAAGAAGAAGAAACTCCAAGCTAAGGCGTCCAATGGGCCCGGAAACCATCCCAACCGGGCTAACACGTACTGACGGCCTGGCCCAAAGCGACGCAGCCCTAGCACCACACTCCCTGCGCCGCCGCTCATTATAAGTAGCACCCCAAAACCCTAACCCGCACGCCCCAATCGCGCCGCCGCTCGAGCCCCTCTCGCCCTTCGCGCCGCCGCTGCTGCAGGCAAccgacgccgccgtcgccggagctaaACCCCTCGCCTGACGCCATGGGGCGCATGCACAGCCGCGGGTAACCCCTCGCACCCGGTCTCCCGTATCATCCTTGCTTCGCTTCAGTGGTTTATCTGGTCTAATGGCGGCTTCCCGACTGTTTGGCGCAGGAAGGGTATCTCGTCGTCGGCGCTGCCGTACAAGAGGACTCCCCCGAGCTGGGTCAAGACCGCCGTCGCTGATGTGAGCCCCCCTCGGTTGCTCTCCGACCTTGCCGATTTCTTCCGATTGGAGTGATTCTGATGCTTTTGGTTCTTGCGCAGGTCGACGAGTTGATCACGAAGGCTGCGAAGAAGGGTCAGATGCCCTCGCAGATCGGCGTTCTCCTCCGTGACCAGCACGGTATCCCCCTCGTGAAGAGCGTTACGGGAAGCAAGATCCTCCGCATCCTCAAGGCTCATGGTCAGATCCGTCCCCTGTTAAACACCATTCCCATTTTTCTAGCGTTGTTTATGCTTGTGCAAGTGTGTTGATGTTTGAGAATTTTGTGTGCAGGCCTGGCGCCGGAAATCCCAGAGGATCTGTACTTTTTGATTAAGAAGGCTGTCGCCATTAGGAAGCATCTTGAGAGGAACAGGAAGGACAAGGACTCCAAATTCAGGCTCATTCTTGTTGAGAGCAGGATCCACCGTCTTGCCCGTTACTACAAGCGCACCAAGAAGCTCCCGCCCACCTGGAAGTAGTAAGTTACTCTGCTCCTTTACCTTTTACCTAGCTAGGTTTACTGCAACTGAACGTGAGAACTTGCCAGTGCCAATCGGTTATGTTAGGATTTATTTTGTGTTGCATCAGTTGATTCTGTCCTGCATGTTTACAAATTACTATGTAGAAAGCTTTAGGTTGATCAGCTGGTGCTACTCAAATGCCATTTTATGTGGAAAGCTGCCTGTCATGCTTAACATGTGGATGCTGTGTTCTGAGCTGCTGTATGCATATCTGTATGCTATCTTGGTTTTTATGGGTTTAGTGTTGTAAACGCATGCCACTCAGTAGCTTATTTAATCAAGGATGACATCTGTTTGCTTCAAGTTTAGGTGAAATTGACTAGTGCCCATAGTATGTGTATAGACCTGAAACCATCTGCCTCTTGTTTTCTTGTTCCATACAAGAGTACACAACTTGAAAGGAAGACTTGTTTTATTTTGATAAAATGTATCGTAGGGTTTAAGCTTTACTTGGTTGTGGTAGTAGTTGGTTGgtaacttttttctgttatttCATTATAATGGAGTTTTTGCTGTAATTTTCAAGCATTCCAACAAATACATCTCATCTTTGGTGTGATACTTCCATACTCTAGATAGTAGCAGAAGTGGAGAATGGGCCTGTTTTAGTTTAACAATCTCTAGCATTGGCTTTGTTGAACTTTAAAACCTGTTTAAGTAATTCATTCATCTGTGCTTGCATTTTTGCTAAGTCGCTTTGTGCTCTTGGTGGGTCGTGTCCCTTTTCATACCTGCAGTTGTTACTAGAGTGTAATCTGACAACTTATCCTTGATTGTCTGCAGCGAGTCTACCACTGCCAGCACTCTGGTGGCTTAGGAGGGCTCTTCATCTGGTGTGCTCTTACCGGCTTCAGGATGGTCTTGTTCTACATATTATCAATTTCATGTAACGCTTTTGAGTTTGGAGCGATTTAGATGAACAAGAGACCAAATTTTCTATGTTTACTTGGAGAATCCCATAAACCATTTTTGGTTTTGCAATTCTGTCTGGTTCTGTTTAGCGTCTATCTACAATTCATCAGTTAAAATTAGACATTGTGATATTCGTGTTGTCTGATCTGAGTGAGTGTAATCGCTGCTTTCAGTGCACTCAAGCTTGGACAGTTTGACTATATGGTTATCCTGAAATCTAAAAAGTGGCCGCACACTTTTTGGTCGAACCGAGCGGCCGGCTCTCACAGCGCATGCACGTGGTAATTTATTTGTCTGCAAGTGCATGTAGGCGTGGCATTAAATACGTTCATACTGCTCCTTTAGTTTAAGAAAGACAGATCCATTTGCATTTATTTCGggtttttaaaaattcaaaaagcTATATCTTTCAAACCGCGTGTCGGAATTCAAATCTGTTTTCACCATTGAaatcctcgcgacgagatctttgaaactagatcccgcatgggtataTTTTAACAAATTTTTTTCGATGCCAACTTTGGAGCTATATAGTGCAACTCTATTACTGCATTGTGCAACTTTATTACTACATCGTgcaactttttttcaaaactaatgTTTGGAGCTGCGCCTTCATATGAGGTTATAACCTAGCAACCACGACAACTTTGATGTGCGACTAGTCTATTGCCTCGACGAAAGTCGATGTGCAACCTcctcttgtaatgtagtctagtcgcacacacattgatgtttagttggcttgtaatgtagttTAGTTGCACatacattgatatttagttggcttgtaatgtagtctagttgcacacacattgatgtttagttggcagaaaGACTAATTGCACACGCATATGCTTAGTTGActtgtaatttagtctagttgcacacacactgatgtttagttggcaggacactagttgcacacacatatgctcagttggcgtgacaatctagtctagttgcacacacattgatgtttagttggcagaacTTTTTTGgcacacacacatatgctcagttggcgcggcaatctagtctagttgcacacatattgatgtttagttggcaggaagactagttcgtCGAAACACCCCCATGCGGGATATAGTTTTGAAGAGCACGTTGCGATGAAAACGGATCTTAATTCCGACGCGCGGTTTGGAAGATATAgctttttgaaaatttgaaaaccGAAACAAATGCATATGTGATCTGTTTTTTCCAACTGATTGTGACCGATGTAAATGTATTAAATGCTAAAAGATACATGCGCTAGCGGAcaaaaattacacacatgcatgtcTATGCAGAGCAGACGCTAGCGGATAAAAGAATTTCTATTTTAGGCCGGCCGCTCGCGCATGCCAGCGAGCAGCCGACCGCTACGTAGACTCGTCCTATGGTTATTGCACAATCCTCATCTTTTATATCCTTATCTACGaccactataaaagaaagagaggggcagatccaaacaatcatATTCATCCATCATCAAAATCTAATGGCCCTTAATCATTATGTGTTTAACGCTACCAACCACGCAATAAGCCACAGTCGATCGATAGTAATCTGCCCTGcagtaaaaaaataaagaaaatcgcCCGCCCGCACGACCTCCTCCTTCTCCCGCACGACCTCCTTATCCTCCCGCAGCCGCGCCCTTCaccgcctcctcgcgccgccggagccACGGGAAGCGGCCGCGGGTCGCCGGGAGCCTCCCCAGCCGCGGGAGCCCGCCCCCGCCgaccccgcccccgccgccggagccgccccgccgcgccctTCGCCGCCCCTCATCCTCGGCGGCGAGAGGCACGCAGGAGCCGCCGCCAGGGACGTGGACGTGTGCGGGCCAACCACCGGCGTACGAGGCCGCGCCTGAGcctgcggcgcggcggcgcggagccCTCCGCCGCCAGTTCCCTGCCGGTTCGAGATCGCCACCGGTCCCCTCCGTGCCGTCATCGTCCTTCCTGCTACCAGCTCCGTCCTCCGCCCTATCTCCGCGGCAATGTTCTGCTCCATCCATCGGTAAGTAGCGACCATGTCGTCTCTCTCCGTTTCAATTCCTATAGTATTTttcccatgatgtttcttatcgatgCTGAAACTCAGGCGACTATGACCACTGTGTTTCTTTTTCCTGAATGAccatgattttcattagttgtAACTGGTAAAGTAAGGCGTGGCTGTTTGCTTCGGCCAAATCCAGCTCCATTATCAAATGAAATGTTAGGAGAAAGTAAGTTGGTAGCACTTCTCTTTTTCGAGAAGAGCTGGCATGATGGACAGGAGCGCTCTTTTGGTTTTGCTTAGCTGTTGGATAAAATGATCACCCAGTCAGTCATGGACTCATGGCCAGGTTAAATGTATTCAGCTGTATAATACTCATATGGTCAGACTGCTTTCTTCTGTCTTATATTCTAAGTTTTCTGAAGACATCCAACGGCCTTTGTACTGATTTATGTAGTTGTTGTTGCTAATGCTGTTGTACATACTACGTAATGTTATAATGGTGTTAAATTCTGAAATTCAAGCCTCCCATTGTATGTGGCTGAAGTGCTAAATTATCTCTTTTTCTTCTTACTATTCCAGGCGCAAACAACCTATAGAGTCAAGGAGTAGAATACCAAAATACGAGCTGCAAAAGTGACTCAAATTCTCTTCCCTCACAAGTAACTACACTGGTAATTGTCCATGTGTGGATCTGGTTGACATGACCATATTTTTTGATGTTTGCCATTCAATTTTAACTACAATATTGTTTCTAGATAAGATATTGTTTTATGTATTATCATGGGTGCATTTTGTTAAGTTTCGTGCACAAGTTGTTGATATTTACACAATACTGTGTGTCCTATGAATACATGGTTGTGGCTATCATTAAGAGTATTCTGCTTCTGAAGTATTATTTTTCTTCTACGTTAGTTATTTGATTCTTGGGAGTTTGACAATTTCAGAGGTGGAGGCTGGCCTGCAGCTTGTGTGCGCGGAGGAGAAGCACACTTCACCGACAAGTTGTTCCCGCTATCCTCGCTGCCACTGCCAGTGACGGAACTTGGTGGTGAGCCTCTTCTCGCCCCCTCTCAGTTCTTCCCTTTTGATCTGGATGATTTGTTCATGTTGTTAGTGTTTAAAAATATCTTTCGTTGTTCTAGCTGATAATCTTGTTGGTCGCTGTCAGTGTGGTGCATATACACCTAGGCTTTAAGTTGTTGTGATTTTCCTATAAAATGTTGTTGAGGGCATGGAACTGAAATTGACATCAGAAATAGACTTGTTAATTTTTTGTGTTGCCACCAAACAAAAGCAGGTATATAATCTACAAACCAGCATAGCCGACCAGTGTGATTTCATAAATATGTATACTTCTACAAAATGGAGTAGGAACATGCAGCTAAATTTACGATCATCAATTTTTCAGTTTTTTATAACTTGTGTTCTGAAGCAGTTTGTTTTCTTCAATTACATGATTTAGTAAAATAACATATGGCCAGTTCATTCCAAGTGTTGTTGATTGTAGCATATTTCGGCCTTATCTTCTAACATACTTCATGGTTTCATTAGTGGACAACATGCTGGAAAGAGAGTGTTCATCCCTATGATCCCTTTGGCGCCCTCGGAGGACATTTCACTTCCTTTCAAGTTGAAGAGGAAACAGTTCCCTGGATCGATCCTGGAGAGCCCCTTCCGTAACCAAGTCCCCTCCCCACTCGGAGTCCTCCGCCACTGACGCACGGGTAAGCGCCAGAGATGCGGTGCATCCACGCGGTTCAACGAGCTGCCGCTGTCGTAGATAACCAAGACGTACACGGAGATAAGCAAGATTCAGTGTGCTGCACTGCCCCCACGCGCTCTGAGGGTGCGATGTCCCCGACGTGTCCAAGACAAGGTCCAGGAAGACCCTCGCCTTCGTTATCCTGGTAAAGTTTTGCTGTTATTTTACTCCCCCAATTCCACTTACAGGGGAACAAAGAGTAAGAGTAATCCTGGGGATAATGGTATTTTCATTTGTGCTTCTAATTAATAGTATTACTGTCAGCTCCATCCTTAGAGCAATTGACGAAAATGACTATATCACCTAGATTGATAGACAATAATTATGCACAAACATGGCAATGTCCACAAAACAACTGCCGCTGCATTGCTAAGATGCAGCTTGATTTGGCCTCAATATTTTGATTTTTGAGTATTACTTTCTTCCACTCCTCTGCAAAATACTCCTATGTTCTAGCTTCTCAAGCCTCTACTCTCAACCAGTCCAGTTGTCCAGGTGTTTTTTTTTGATAAATATTGATTTTGTTTCCTTTATCTATCGGTTTCAATTCTGTATCCGCCGTTCTCAGGATAACTGTGTGATGTTGCCATGGGATCCAAAATAACTATTTTTTACTGAAGCTACAGACTTAAGCAGTTTCTACCATGTGTACTGTATTTTGAGTTAAACCTGAACGGCTTTCGTCGCATGATACACCACAGTGCTTTCATGTTTTTAGGAGGGTAGTTCTTCCCTGTGTTATGAATATGATTACTATGGTGTCACTGTACATTTCTTATATGGTTAGTTCTTAATTTTCTTCATTATTCCAAACATGTGTACCCACTAGGATttcatttttattatttaccttCAAGCAGTATATATTACTGTTGTTTGTTTTCCACCTTGATCCTTCGCTGATATTTTTCCTAGGAAACTTCACATGGAATTAGGATCAGTTAATAAGATTCTGGTATATTCTCAATTTTTCTTGCTTTATGCATGAACCTATCATCAAGATTTGGATCTCTTATATGTGCCTTTGCTGCTGTAGATTTGTTGGTGTTGATTTGCAGTAAGAGGAAATGTACTATTGTTCTCATCAATTTCTTTCATACCATGTGTATGGTTAGTTCTTAATATTCTTCATTATTCAAAATACTTCTACCCACTAGGATTCATTTTTTTTTTACCGTCAAGCACTATATATATTACTGTTGTTTGTTGTATACCTTGATCCTTCGCTGATGTTTTTCCTAGGCAACTTCACATGGAATTAGGATCACTTAATAAGATTCTGGTATATTCTGCAAATTTTCTTGCTTTATGCATGAACCTATCATCAAGAATTGGATCTCTTATATGTGCATGTGCTGCTGTATATTGGTTGGGTGTTGATTTGTAGTAAGAGGAAATGTACTATTGTTCTCATCAATTTCTTTCATATCATCTTATAAAAATATGTTGTTTAAATATGAAGAGGTGGATAAGTTTTTGGCTTTAGTTACTGAATATCCAGATCCGGCTTGCTTCTCAGCTATGGCCTACATTTAGAAGAAATA
The sequence above is drawn from the Triticum aestivum cultivar Chinese Spring chromosome 7A, IWGSC CS RefSeq v2.1, whole genome shotgun sequence genome and encodes:
- the LOC123147534 gene encoding uncharacterized protein; translation: MAGKELSDEQVASMREAFSLFDTDGDGRIAPSELGVLMRSLGGNPTQAQLRDITAQEKLTAPFDFKRFLELMRAHLRPEPFDRPLRDAFRVLDKDASGTVSVADLRHVLTSIGEKLEPHEFDEWIREVDVAADGTIRYDDFIRRIVAKQPTPPSPELNPSPDAMGRMHSRGKGISSSALPYKRTPPSWVKTAVADVDELITKAAKKGQMPSQIGVLLRDQHGIPLVKSVTGSKILRILKAHGLAPEIPEDLYFLIKKAVAIRKHLERNRKDKDSKFRLILVESRIHRLARYYKRTKKLPPTWKYESTTASTLVA
- the LOC123153392 gene encoding uncharacterized protein; the protein is MHVPQSIDSNLPCSKKIKKIARPHDLLLLPHDLLILPQPRPSPPPRAAGATGSGRGSPGASPAAGARPRRPRPRRRSRPAAPFAAPHPRRREARRSRRQGRGRVRANHRRTRPRLSLRRGGAEPSAASSLPVRDRHRSPPCRHRPSCYQLRPPPYLRGNVLLHPSAQTTYRVKE